In Juglans regia cultivar Chandler unplaced genomic scaffold, Walnut 2.0 Scaffold_5, whole genome shotgun sequence, the genomic stretch AGAGATTGACACGAACGATCTATGCACTGCCAGATTAAGTAACGGTCGAAGGCCTTGATAAATTGGAGGCAAGGGAGGTTCTACTTCTTCCAGCAACTTCATAGAATGGACATGGAGATCAAGCGCAGCATCACACTCCATGCTATTCGCCCTTTTGCTGAGCTTCCCGGACATGCTCCCATACCTCCCGTCCTTAGCAGCCTTCCTCCTAGTTGCAGCACTACACTTAATTTCCTCTAGGAATTCACTAAATTGGTCTTCAAGGGCAATGGATTGGGTAGGCCCTCCCCTCCGTCATCGGCGAGATCCACTACGTGCATACCAACTGCTTGCAATGGGCCCCTTCATAATCAGCCACCTGTCAACCATGGTTTTGCATCTCCTCCTCAAGCATTTGCTCATCGTCACTAGTTGGGGCCGGGTCAGTCGATGCCTGATGTAGTGTCCTAGTCGCAACTGAACGCCAAAGATTATGCAGAGGTATTCATACTTTGGGCATCCCTCGGTCTTGAAATACTTGAATGATGATCTCACCTAACATTAAAGTTGTAATTAAATACAATGAgaacaagttttaaaaaaaactataattcaATAATTCAAATTGTGAGTTCGTACCTTGATTTCATTCGCCAAGTGTTCCTTGCTGACAACTGGAGCCTTCCTCTCAGCGTCCCACCCCAAACCGGTTTGCTTCATAGATCCGTAAATTCCCATTGCCTTCTCTTAAGACGAGCAATTTTGCCTTTAACTTGATTGGATTTGAAATTCTTTGGCCCAATCACAGGCAACCGTTCAGCAAACCGAATATGGTCTCCGTGTGTATCTTCCCTTCCCTCATTGTGTCCATTAGTGTTTCTTGGTACAACATATCTATCAATATATCCTCCATCCCATCACTCCACATGTCCCGATCACGAATCAAGTCGATTGATTAATCTATATGGTGCTAAAATATGCTCAAATTATAGAGACAAATATTAAAACCAAACCACATGTTCATAAATATCAACCGAATTCAACATgcatttaaatagaatgaccCAAATACATATACAACATGTAAATAAGAAGGTCACAGGCTATGATAGATAACATGTTTATagggaaaataagaaaacaactaTGTGTCATACCTGTCGAGAGAATGACGATGACGATAAGCGTAAGTAGTAACACTACAACATGAAATGAATAAGATAGATAATTCGTGAAGTGGGGGAATATATTTAACTCAACACAAATAGCCAAACTTTCAGGAAAATGGTAACTCCACACTCAACTTGAGCATTGAGCCTGAAAAACCGAAACTCAAGAGTCGCTTCACAAGAAACCGAGTAGACTTTCAAGTTTTTGTAATAAGTTCATGGGTGAATACACACAAGACTACTGAGTTTTGAATGGAGTATCTCCAAAAGAAACATAAGATGAAGAAGTTTGAAAGTCAGCCCTGATAAAATGCATCCCCATAAATGTCTTCCCATGCTGTCAtcatttctctctttccctcgCTCCTTAACCCCCCTCTCTCCCATCCCGCTCTAAAAGCACTCTAAGAATCTCCTCTCATCTCTAATATATCTATCATTGTGCATTGTGTATGTTTGACAGTTTGGCATttcatgcatgcacgtaatttGGCCGTTGGTGCGGAAGGTGAGGATCCAAGAACTACAAGGAAATGTTGTATAATTCGAGTAAAACTTGCAAAATCTAGGTCATCTAATTATTTAGGGTTTCATAATCTCCAGCATTCACTGTATTTTCAAAAGTTGGCTTTGGAagtggagaagaaagaaagagggtttCTACTGGGCCAATATAGACTCTCGTTCAAAAGTGGATAAGCATATTTTTCCTGTAATTTGGAGAGTGGGGGAAACAAAGTCATTTGCAAAAAGCAAGAGACGGGCCATATGGGATGGAAGAGGGCGAAACTTGGAAGGGGGATCCTTACTGATTCTTTGACTAGCGAAACAAAATAACTGAAACATGGATAAAGTATCCCTTACATTTGCGATCCACTCAAAGCGTGCACTTGGAGGAAAGAAATGGAGCTAGGAGGAGTTCCTAAAGTTATGTGCTTGCTTAACAATAAACCGTCCCAACAAGGATATAAATGCAAAAACAGAATTCACCTACTCttttctatatcatttcctGAACTCCCATGAAACACAAGCAAGATATAATCTTTATGTTCTTGACATGATCTCTCTCCCTATCTGTTTATATTTCTAATCAGGTATATGTCATGTGTGGTTTTTGTCATTAAGATGCTCGATTACCACCCCCTCCCCAAAAGAGCAAAGAggagaagaaagggaaagaattaCACCCAACA encodes the following:
- the LOC109008253 gene encoding uncharacterized protein LOC109008253: MGIYGSMKQTGLGWDAERKAPVVSKEHLANEIKVRSSFKYFKTEGCPKYEYLCIIFGVQLRLGHYIRHRLTRPQLVTMSKCLRRRCKTMVDRWLIMKGPIASSWYARSGSRR